One Paraburkholderia phytofirmans OLGA172 genomic window carries:
- a CDS encoding electron transfer flavoprotein subunit beta/FixA family protein — translation MKILVPVKRVVDFNVKIRVKSDGLGVDLANVKMSINPFDEIAVEEAVRLKEKGHATEIVCVSIGTAQAEETIRAALAMGADRGILVNCDGELEPLAVAKILKAIAEEEKPDVIILGKQAIDYDCDQTGQMLAALLGWPQGTFASKVAIEGTDMIVTREIDGGHQTVKLKLPAIVTADLRLNQPRYASLPSIIKAKKKPLDRKPLNAFGIDVGPRLEILKMAEPPHRKAGVKVASVAELISKLKTEAGVL, via the coding sequence ATGAAAATCCTTGTTCCTGTCAAGCGCGTCGTCGATTTCAACGTCAAGATCCGAGTCAAATCGGATGGTTTGGGAGTCGATCTAGCCAACGTCAAAATGTCAATCAATCCTTTTGACGAGATTGCCGTTGAAGAGGCGGTCCGGCTCAAAGAGAAGGGCCACGCGACGGAGATCGTGTGCGTGTCCATCGGCACAGCCCAGGCGGAGGAAACGATTCGCGCCGCCCTGGCGATGGGCGCCGACCGTGGGATCCTGGTCAATTGCGATGGCGAGTTGGAACCGCTCGCGGTGGCAAAGATCCTCAAGGCCATTGCGGAAGAAGAGAAGCCAGACGTGATCATCCTCGGCAAGCAAGCGATCGACTATGACTGCGACCAAACCGGTCAGATGCTTGCGGCGCTGCTTGGTTGGCCGCAGGGAACCTTCGCGTCGAAGGTCGCCATAGAGGGCACTGACATGATCGTCACTCGCGAAATTGATGGCGGTCATCAGACGGTCAAGCTCAAGCTTCCGGCCATCGTCACAGCCGATCTTCGGCTGAATCAGCCCCGCTATGCGAGTCTTCCCAGCATTATCAAAGCGAAGAAAAAACCGCTGGACAGGAAGCCGCTGAATGCCTTTGGCATCGACGTCGGCCCTCGGCTCGAAATCCTGAAAATGGCCGAGCCACCCCACCGAAAGGCGGGGGTCAAGGTGGCCTCGGTCGCCGAGCTCATCAGCAAACTCAAGACCGAAGCAGGAGTCCTGTGA
- a CDS encoding CaiB/BaiF CoA transferase family protein, with amino-acid sequence MSTDSVFSGLKVVDVASFIAGPAATTVLSDFGADVIKVEPPGIGDPFRSTYLFPPHPSLKENYMWQLTNRNKRSLVVDLKNPQGHEVLARLVRWADVLVTNFPPRVRKALKLDYEDIAPLNARLIYADVTGYGELGPEADKPGFDITAYWARSGLMQFTRDASSPPAVPVPGIGDHATAISLYAAIVTGLYRRERTGKGCNVSTSLIAEGAWATALWLQAGLFGAKFNGEIDRKNPPNALFGASYRTSDNRWLLLSFVVEDKNWPVFAKAIERADLLADPRFADSTNRHTNAGALVAELDRVFGAQTLGHWKTLLDAASLPYGVVQIPEEIVKDPQLLANGIIVPIDDGSTNPRYTVNSPVTVKESPKVAPRVAPGLGEHTDQVLQELGFDADRIDGLRACGAIA; translated from the coding sequence ATGTCAACGGACAGTGTGTTTTCCGGTCTGAAAGTTGTGGACGTTGCAAGTTTTATCGCCGGGCCCGCCGCCACGACGGTCCTTTCGGACTTCGGCGCCGATGTTATCAAGGTGGAACCGCCAGGGATCGGAGATCCATTTCGTAGTACTTATCTGTTTCCGCCGCATCCTTCCTTGAAGGAAAACTACATGTGGCAGCTCACCAATCGCAACAAGCGAAGCCTCGTGGTCGACCTGAAGAATCCACAGGGGCACGAAGTTCTGGCACGGCTAGTCCGGTGGGCCGATGTTCTCGTTACGAATTTCCCTCCCCGCGTCCGAAAAGCGCTGAAACTGGACTACGAGGATATTGCCCCGCTCAATGCGCGTCTGATCTATGCGGACGTCACGGGATACGGCGAACTGGGCCCCGAAGCCGATAAACCCGGTTTCGACATAACGGCCTACTGGGCGCGTTCGGGGCTGATGCAATTTACGCGAGACGCCTCGAGTCCGCCAGCGGTGCCGGTCCCGGGCATTGGTGACCACGCGACGGCGATTTCGCTCTACGCCGCCATTGTGACGGGGCTTTACCGGCGTGAGCGCACCGGCAAAGGCTGCAATGTCTCCACCTCACTAATTGCGGAGGGTGCTTGGGCGACTGCTCTCTGGCTGCAAGCCGGGTTGTTCGGCGCGAAGTTCAATGGCGAAATCGACCGGAAGAATCCGCCGAATGCTCTCTTTGGAGCAAGTTACCGGACCTCGGACAATCGCTGGCTCCTTCTCTCGTTCGTTGTGGAAGACAAGAACTGGCCTGTGTTCGCAAAAGCGATCGAGCGTGCCGACCTGCTGGCAGACCCACGGTTCGCTGATTCGACGAACCGTCACACCAACGCCGGTGCGCTCGTCGCCGAACTCGATCGTGTGTTTGGCGCCCAAACACTAGGGCACTGGAAGACGCTTCTCGACGCCGCGAGCCTACCGTACGGGGTCGTGCAAATCCCAGAAGAGATCGTGAAGGATCCGCAGCTCTTGGCAAATGGGATTATCGTCCCCATCGACGACGGCAGCACCAATCCGAGATATACGGTGAACAGCCCGGTGACGGTTAAGGAGTCGCCCAAGGTCGCGCCTCGGGTTGCTCCTGGCCTGGGCGAACACACCGACCAGGTCTTGCAGGAGCTCGGGTTTGATGCGGATCGGATCGATGGCTTGCGTGCATGCGGTGCCATTGCGTAA
- a CDS encoding IS5 family transposase produces MTQLGLGLDLSTKRTRKREFLDEMTRVVPWQKLIALIEPHYPKGKTGRPPFPIATMLRIHFMQQWFSLSDPAMEEALHDIPLYREFALLDVGMTRLPDESTILRFRHLLEAHEMSASMLATVNEILQAKGLMLKVGSAIDATLIAAPNSTKKPGTRDPEMSQTQKGGSWYFGMKAHIGVDAESGLVHTVKCTPANVHDITVAHALLHGKEKVAFADAGYVGIEKRGETGTVQWHVAMRPSKRRKLDKSKRIDKIYDEIERLKAGVRAKVEHPFRVLKCQFGYLKARYRGLAKNTAQIETQFALANLWMARKTL; encoded by the coding sequence ATGACGCAACTTGGTCTTGGTCTGGATCTGTCAACGAAGCGCACCCGCAAGCGTGAATTTCTCGACGAGATGACACGCGTGGTGCCGTGGCAGAAACTGATTGCGCTCATCGAGCCGCACTACCCTAAAGGCAAGACTGGCCGCCCGCCGTTTCCGATTGCGACGATGCTGCGCATTCACTTCATGCAACAGTGGTTCAGTCTCTCGGACCCGGCGATGGAGGAGGCGCTGCACGACATTCCGCTGTATCGGGAGTTCGCGCTGCTGGACGTAGGCATGACGCGACTGCCCGACGAGAGCACGATCCTGCGGTTCCGGCACCTGCTCGAGGCTCATGAAATGTCGGCCAGCATGCTGGCGACGGTCAATGAGATCCTGCAGGCGAAGGGCTTGATGCTCAAGGTGGGCTCTGCGATCGACGCGACGCTGATTGCCGCGCCCAATTCGACGAAGAAGCCCGGCACGCGAGACCCCGAGATGAGCCAGACGCAAAAGGGAGGCAGCTGGTACTTCGGCATGAAAGCCCATATCGGAGTCGATGCCGAATCGGGTCTGGTGCACACGGTGAAGTGCACGCCGGCGAACGTTCACGACATCACGGTGGCGCACGCGCTGCTACACGGCAAGGAGAAGGTTGCATTTGCCGACGCGGGCTATGTGGGCATCGAGAAGCGAGGCGAAACGGGTACGGTTCAGTGGCACGTCGCGATGAGGCCGAGCAAGCGGCGAAAGCTGGACAAGAGCAAACGAATCGATAAAATTTACGACGAGATCGAGCGGCTCAAAGCGGGCGTGAGAGCGAAGGTGGAGCACCCGTTTCGGGTGCTGAAATGTCAGTTTGGATATCTGAAGGCACGGTATCGGGGATTGGCGAAAAACACGGCGCAGATCGAAACGCAGTTCGCGCTGGCCAATCTCTGGATGGCGCGCAAGACGCTGTGA
- a CDS encoding electron transfer flavoprotein-ubiquinone oxidoreductase: protein MDFDVLIIGAGPAGLAAAIRLKQIASDLSVVVVEKGAEVGAHVLSGAVIDPIGLDRLLPGWREDDSPLKQPVLEDRFYWLTAGGAVRFPNFLMPPLMSNRGNFIASLGEVCRWLGKKAEALGVEIYPGFAATEVLHGADGEVIGVATGDMGIGKNGEPKEGFTRGMELRGKYTLFAEGARGSLTKALIAEFGLDRDRDPQKFGIGIKELWHVSPEKHRPGLVQHSFGWPLDGHTGGGSFLYHFDENLVSVGFVVHLNYRNPWLSPFEEFQRFKTHPRIRDTFAGGKRLAYGARALTEGGWQSVPKLVFPGGALIGCAAGFMNVPRIKGSHNAMLSAMAAAEQVVAAIAAGRSHDELTPYEESWRTSAIGRDLRRVRNVKPLWSKFGTIIGVAMGGLDMWANTLGLSLFGTLRHGKPDNATLEPASNFKPIQYPKPDGRLTFDRLSSVFVSNTNHEENQPVHLHVVNTDTQRSSEHDVYGGPSTRYCPAGVYEWVGEGADLRYVVNAQNCVHCKTCDIKDPNGNITWVPPEGGGGPGYPNM from the coding sequence ATGGATTTCGACGTTCTCATCATCGGGGCCGGCCCAGCCGGCCTCGCGGCGGCGATTCGACTCAAGCAGATCGCGTCCGATCTTTCGGTCGTGGTTGTCGAAAAGGGGGCGGAGGTCGGCGCTCATGTCCTCTCGGGCGCCGTCATCGACCCGATCGGCCTGGACCGCTTGTTGCCGGGCTGGCGAGAAGATGATAGCCCGCTCAAGCAACCGGTCCTGGAAGATCGGTTTTACTGGCTCACCGCGGGCGGCGCCGTGCGTTTTCCGAATTTTCTGATGCCGCCGTTAATGAGCAATCGCGGCAATTTCATCGCTTCGCTCGGAGAGGTCTGCCGTTGGCTCGGCAAGAAGGCCGAAGCATTGGGCGTTGAAATTTATCCCGGTTTCGCGGCGACCGAAGTCCTCCATGGTGCCGATGGCGAGGTCATCGGCGTGGCCACCGGCGATATGGGGATCGGGAAAAATGGCGAACCGAAAGAGGGCTTCACGCGCGGTATGGAGCTACGCGGAAAATATACGTTGTTCGCAGAGGGCGCGCGAGGGAGCCTGACAAAAGCGCTGATTGCCGAATTTGGACTCGACCGGGATCGTGACCCTCAGAAATTCGGGATCGGCATTAAAGAGCTGTGGCACGTCTCGCCTGAAAAGCATCGGCCTGGTCTGGTGCAGCATAGCTTTGGCTGGCCGCTCGATGGGCACACGGGCGGTGGCTCGTTCCTTTACCATTTCGACGAGAACCTGGTCTCGGTCGGCTTTGTCGTCCATTTGAACTACCGGAATCCCTGGCTTTCACCATTCGAGGAATTTCAGAGGTTCAAGACACATCCGCGTATTCGAGACACCTTTGCCGGCGGAAAGCGGCTGGCGTACGGCGCCAGAGCCCTCACGGAGGGCGGATGGCAGTCGGTGCCGAAGTTGGTATTCCCAGGGGGCGCGTTGATTGGCTGCGCAGCCGGGTTCATGAATGTGCCTCGCATCAAGGGCAGCCATAACGCGATGCTTTCGGCCATGGCGGCCGCAGAACAGGTGGTGGCCGCGATCGCCGCGGGACGCTCTCACGACGAGCTCACGCCCTACGAAGAGAGCTGGCGCACCTCTGCGATCGGACGAGACCTGCGAAGAGTCCGTAACGTCAAGCCGCTATGGTCAAAATTCGGCACCATCATCGGCGTCGCCATGGGCGGCCTGGACATGTGGGCCAATACGCTCGGCCTTTCGTTATTCGGCACCCTCCGTCATGGCAAGCCGGATAACGCTACGCTGGAGCCCGCTTCGAACTTTAAGCCGATCCAGTATCCGAAGCCGGATGGACGACTCACGTTCGACAGGCTCTCCTCGGTCTTTGTGTCGAACACCAATCACGAAGAGAACCAGCCCGTGCATCTGCACGTGGTCAATACCGACACGCAACGATCGTCCGAGCACGACGTCTATGGGGGGCCGTCCACGCGATATTGTCCGGCCGGCGTTTACGAATGGGTCGGGGAAGGGGCAGACTTGAGATACGTCGTCAACGCGCAGAATTGTGTTCATTGCAAGACATGCGACA
- a CDS encoding enoyl-CoA hydratase-related protein, which produces MTSAVPGLPLENVIYEKTGPIAYVTINRSKVLNALNRDTLAELRAVFDDIRADSVIHGVILTGTGDKSFVAGADIAELASLTPVQAKEFARNGQEVFNLIESLGKPVIAAVNGFALGGGCEMAMACTIRLAVEDAKFGQPEVKLGVIPGYGGTQRLPRLVGKGAALHLILSGGMITAQEAHRIGLVNEVMPRAELLARAEAILRQIGSNAPLAIKFALEAVNKGLEGTQEEGLCIEASLFALCAATADKQEGTSAFLAKRAPSFQGR; this is translated from the coding sequence ATGACTTCTGCTGTGCCAGGCTTGCCGCTCGAGAATGTCATTTACGAGAAGACCGGCCCGATCGCGTATGTGACGATCAACCGCTCGAAAGTGCTCAACGCTCTCAATAGAGACACCTTAGCGGAACTGAGAGCGGTATTCGATGATATTCGTGCGGATTCCGTTATCCATGGCGTCATCCTCACCGGCACCGGCGACAAGTCGTTTGTCGCCGGCGCGGATATCGCCGAGCTCGCCAGCCTTACCCCCGTGCAAGCCAAGGAGTTCGCCCGCAACGGACAGGAGGTTTTCAATCTGATCGAATCCCTCGGAAAGCCGGTAATAGCCGCGGTCAATGGCTTTGCGCTCGGCGGCGGCTGCGAAATGGCAATGGCTTGCACAATCCGGCTGGCCGTCGAGGACGCTAAGTTCGGGCAGCCCGAAGTCAAACTCGGCGTCATTCCCGGTTACGGAGGTACGCAGCGTTTGCCGCGGCTAGTGGGGAAAGGAGCGGCTCTCCATCTGATCCTGTCCGGCGGCATGATTACTGCGCAGGAGGCCCATCGGATCGGACTCGTCAATGAGGTCATGCCCAGAGCCGAGCTTCTTGCTCGCGCTGAAGCCATTCTGCGACAAATTGGATCGAATGCGCCTCTGGCCATCAAGTTCGCGCTGGAAGCCGTCAATAAGGGTCTGGAGGGGACCCAGGAGGAGGGGCTGTGCATTGAGGCCTCGCTTTTCGCTCTCTGTGCCGCGACAGCGGACAAACAGGAAGGTACCTCAGCCTTTCTCGCCAAGCGGGCGCCCAGTTTTCAAGGTCGATGA
- a CDS encoding electron transfer flavoprotein subunit alpha/FixB family protein: MTTLLLAEHDNVSVKDATSKAVTAAKLLGAEVHVLVAGYGCGAAAEAVAKLDGVGKVLIADAPAYEHMLPEPLADLVASLAPSYDALVAPSTTTGKNVMPRVAALLDVMQISDMMKIIAPDTFERPIFAGNVIETVRSKDAKKVITVRTTAFPATGSGGSAPIVAVDAVADPAISSFVGEELSKSDRPELTMAKIVISGGRALQSRENFTKYIEPVADRLGAAMGASRAAVDSGYAPNDWQVGQTGKIVAPDLYIAVGISGAIQHLAGMKESKIIVAINTDQDAPIFEVADYGLVADLYTALPELTAELAKLGK, from the coding sequence ATGACAACTTTATTATTAGCCGAACATGACAATGTGTCGGTCAAAGACGCGACGTCCAAAGCCGTGACGGCGGCAAAGCTTCTGGGCGCTGAGGTCCACGTTCTGGTCGCGGGGTACGGGTGCGGGGCGGCAGCCGAAGCGGTCGCGAAACTCGATGGAGTCGGCAAGGTTCTGATCGCCGACGCGCCAGCCTACGAGCATATGCTGCCGGAGCCGCTTGCGGATTTGGTCGCGTCCCTGGCTCCTTCCTACGATGCGCTCGTCGCCCCTTCGACGACGACCGGAAAGAACGTGATGCCGCGGGTGGCGGCCTTGCTCGACGTGATGCAGATTTCCGACATGATGAAGATCATCGCGCCGGATACGTTCGAGCGGCCCATCTTCGCCGGCAACGTCATCGAAACCGTGCGATCAAAGGATGCCAAGAAGGTGATCACCGTTCGGACCACCGCCTTTCCGGCAACCGGGTCGGGCGGCTCGGCACCGATCGTAGCCGTGGACGCCGTCGCCGACCCGGCGATTTCGAGCTTCGTCGGCGAAGAGCTGTCAAAGTCCGACCGGCCTGAGCTCACCATGGCAAAGATTGTGATTTCAGGCGGTCGCGCGCTCCAGAGTCGAGAGAATTTCACCAAGTATATCGAGCCTGTTGCCGACAGACTGGGCGCTGCCATGGGCGCATCGCGGGCGGCGGTCGATTCCGGCTACGCACCGAATGACTGGCAGGTTGGGCAGACCGGCAAGATCGTAGCTCCAGATCTCTATATCGCCGTCGGAATTTCGGGCGCCATCCAGCATCTCGCCGGGATGAAGGAATCTAAAATCATCGTCGCCATCAACACCGATCAAGACGCTCCGATCTTCGAGGTGGCCGACTACGGGCTCGTTGCCGACTTGTACACGGCGCTCCCGGAGCTCACTGCCGAGCTCGCCAAGCTCGGAAAATAG
- a CDS encoding 3-hydroxyacyl-CoA dehydrogenase NAD-binding domain-containing protein: MSVDKPVRRIAIVGTGVIGASWAAQYLARGFDVVATDPAPNAESDLRKYIDHAWHALTALGLSPNASRDRLEFAANAQQAVSAADFVQENGPERPDFKIRLFAELDEAAPAESIIASSSSGLTMSVIQSGCERPERCVIGHPFNPPHMIPLVEVVGGARTSPNTIERAMRFYASIGKKPIHIRKEMVGHVANRLQAALLREVVYLIDQGVVDVADADTAVCWGPGLRWGVMGPNLLFHLGGGAGGMAHFLEHLGGPMESWWKDLGALTAFTPESKRTLIDGTAEEAQGRPIEQLAEERDGMLLRLLSLRTEFERSARTAVGGIGIAGRLFFLDLSGGRIASVNPDGTDLKVIVEGLRTLPDGLAVDLGAGHIYWTNMGHPDANDGSIQRVDLDGRNFTTIIPEGATFTPKQLKLDQNNGKLYWSDREGMRIMRANLDGSQIETLVQTGARDADRRDERNWCVGIAVDADRGQIYWTQKGPPKAGHGRIFRASIEIPSGQSAAHRSDIELLFDNLPEPIDLDLDLANRMIYWSDRGEPPRGDSINRAPMDALPGNRRDPEILLTGLAEGIGLCLDLAGGRMFFTDLGGTVYGAKLDGSEKRTLLIMQGNLTGTAYAAPLGRN; encoded by the coding sequence ATGTCTGTGGACAAACCAGTCCGTCGCATTGCAATCGTTGGAACCGGCGTCATCGGCGCGAGTTGGGCCGCACAGTATTTGGCGCGCGGGTTCGATGTCGTGGCCACCGACCCAGCCCCGAATGCGGAATCCGACCTCCGCAAATATATCGACCATGCCTGGCACGCGCTCACCGCACTGGGGCTATCGCCGAACGCCTCCCGCGATCGTCTTGAGTTCGCCGCCAATGCCCAGCAAGCCGTGTCGGCTGCGGATTTCGTGCAGGAAAACGGGCCCGAGCGACCGGACTTCAAAATCAGATTGTTCGCAGAGCTTGACGAGGCCGCTCCCGCCGAATCGATCATCGCGTCGAGCTCATCGGGGTTGACAATGAGCGTTATCCAGTCGGGCTGCGAGCGTCCCGAACGCTGTGTCATCGGCCATCCTTTCAATCCCCCCCACATGATTCCCTTGGTCGAAGTGGTGGGAGGCGCCAGGACCTCGCCGAACACCATCGAGCGGGCCATGCGATTCTATGCCTCGATTGGAAAAAAACCGATCCATATTCGCAAGGAGATGGTTGGCCATGTGGCCAACCGCCTTCAGGCAGCACTCCTGCGCGAGGTCGTCTACCTCATCGACCAGGGCGTGGTCGACGTCGCCGACGCCGACACGGCCGTGTGCTGGGGCCCGGGATTACGCTGGGGAGTCATGGGTCCGAACCTGCTGTTTCATCTTGGCGGGGGGGCGGGCGGGATGGCGCATTTCTTGGAGCATCTGGGCGGTCCGATGGAGAGTTGGTGGAAAGATCTTGGCGCTCTAACGGCGTTCACACCCGAGAGCAAACGGACGCTGATCGACGGGACAGCGGAGGAGGCGCAAGGGCGCCCCATCGAGCAACTCGCCGAAGAGCGCGACGGCATGCTGCTGCGACTGCTGAGTCTGCGAACAGAGTTCGAGAGATCGGCACGTACCGCGGTCGGCGGCATTGGTATCGCCGGGCGCCTGTTTTTTCTCGATCTCAGCGGCGGGCGGATCGCGTCTGTGAACCCGGATGGAACCGACCTCAAAGTCATCGTCGAAGGGTTGCGGACACTCCCTGACGGTCTCGCGGTCGATCTCGGGGCTGGCCATATCTACTGGACAAACATGGGCCATCCGGACGCCAATGATGGTTCCATCCAACGCGTTGACCTCGATGGACGGAATTTCACGACGATCATCCCGGAGGGCGCAACCTTCACGCCCAAGCAGCTCAAGCTCGATCAAAACAACGGCAAGCTGTATTGGTCGGATCGCGAGGGCATGCGAATCATGCGCGCGAATCTGGACGGCTCCCAAATCGAAACGCTCGTGCAGACGGGCGCCCGCGATGCCGATCGCCGAGACGAGAGGAACTGGTGCGTGGGCATTGCCGTCGATGCCGACCGCGGCCAGATCTATTGGACGCAAAAGGGGCCGCCCAAGGCCGGCCATGGCCGGATCTTTCGCGCCAGTATCGAGATACCGAGCGGCCAGAGTGCAGCACATCGATCCGATATCGAACTGCTCTTCGACAACCTGCCTGAGCCAATCGATCTCGACCTCGATCTGGCGAACCGGATGATCTACTGGTCCGATCGTGGAGAACCGCCGCGCGGCGATTCGATCAACCGCGCACCCATGGACGCGCTTCCCGGTAATCGCAGGGATCCTGAGATTCTGCTGACCGGCTTGGCCGAAGGCATTGGCCTGTGCCTCGATCTCGCGGGGGGGCGGATGTTCTTCACCGATCTGGGCGGCACGGTCTACGGCGCCAAGCTCGACGGGTCGGAGAAGAGGACTTTGCTCATCATGCAAGGGAATCTTACGGGTACCGCTTACGCCGCACCACTCGGCCGCAACTGA